One window of the Solanum stenotomum isolate F172 chromosome 11, ASM1918654v1, whole genome shotgun sequence genome contains the following:
- the LOC125845309 gene encoding UDP-glycosyltransferase 86A1-like, giving the protein MELKEHLQPHAVLVPLPLQGHITPFTHLAMKLASKGFTITFVNTESTHQKIAKAQSLKDEDNPFSHGQKCGLDIRYAKISDGFPLSFDWSANASQFVEGLIHVFQAHVDDFIENLVLSKPNPPISCLIADSFHVWGSTIAEKYNLVNVSFWTEPATVLTVYYHMDLLKSNGHFGCHDKCEDTITYIPGVQAIEPTDLPSYFQDADPSTVMHRFVFKCLEDAQKADFVISNTVQELESSPISALQKKQPFYAIGPLFPTSFTKKTISTNLLPVSDYTNWLNSKQDGTVLYISFGSFAYLSKQDILEIAQAILISKVSFIWVLRHNILGSEERNILPLGFEEETAGRGLVVPWCSQLAVLSHPAVGVFLTHCGWNSILESIWCKVPMVCFPILTDQLTNRKLVVDDWRIGVNLCTGRLIRKEVAAENIGRIMSKSDELRKNIEKTKMILQKALSDEGSSEKNLTQFIEDMKNKIPQK; this is encoded by the exons ATGGAGCTAAAAGAACACCTACAGCCACATGCAGTACTCGTACCACTTCCTCTTCAAGGCCATATAACTCCATTCACACATCTCGCCATGAAGCTCGCCTCAAAAGGTTTTACCATCACCTTTGTCAACACAGAATCAACTCACCAGAAGATAGCTAAAGCTCAGTCACTTAAAGATGAAGACAACCCTTTCTCCCACGGACAGAAATGCGGTCTTGACATTCGATATGCCAAAATTAGTGATGGTTTTCCTCTGAGTTTCGATTGGAGTGCCAATGCAAGCCAGTTTGTGGAAGGTCTCATTCATGTTTTCCAAGCTCATGTGGATGACTTCATTGAAAATCTAGTCCTCTCAAAACCAAACCCGCCAATTTCTTGTTTAATAGCTGATAGTTTCCACGTATGGGGATCAACGATTGCCGAGAAATATAATCTTGTCAATGTTTCATTTTGGACTGAGCCAGCAACAGTGCTTACAGTCTACTATCACATGGACCTGCTCAAGAGTAATGGCCACTTTGGGTGTCATG ATAAGTGTGAAGACACCATTACATACATACCTGGAGTCCAAGCCATTGAACCAACAGATTTACCTTCATATTTTCAAGATGCTGATCCAAGCACCGTGATGCACCGTTTTGTGTTCAAGTGTCTTGAAGATGCACAGAAAGCAGACTTTGTCATCAGTAATACAGTGCAAGAGCTAGAGTCTTCACCTATCTCGGCCTTGCAAAAGAAGCAGCCCTTCTATGCAATTGGGCCACTCTTCCCCACAAGCTTCACCAAGAAAACAATTTCAACAAACCTGCTACCGGTATCAGATTACACCAACTGGCTCAATAGCAAACAAGACGGTACAGTGTTATACATCTCATTTGGTAGTTTCGCTTATTTGAGTAAACAGGATATTCTGGAAATAGCACAAGCCATTCTGATAAGTAAGGTGAGTTTCATTTGGGTGCTACGTCACAATATCTTAGGTTCTGAAGAAAGAAACATTTTGCCTCTTGGATTTGAGGAAGAAACTGCAGGTAGAGGATTAGTTGTGCCATGGTGCTCTCAACTAGCAGTACTATCACATCCAGCAGTTGGGGTTTTTTTGACTCACTGTGGGTGGAACTCAATCTTGGAGAGCATATGGTGTAAAGTTCCAATGGTGTGCTTTCCTATTTTGACGGATCAACTTACTAACAGGAAATTAGTGGTTGATGATTGGAGAATTGGTGTGAATCTTTGCACTGGAAGATTAATCAGGAAGGAGGTAGCAGCAGAGAATATTGGAAGGATAATGAGTAAATCAGATGAATTGaggaaaaatatagagaaaacaaAGATGATCCTTCAGAAAGCACTTTCTGATGAGGGGTCTTCAGAGAAGAATCTCACTCAATTCATAGAAGACATGAAGAACAAGATTCCTCAGAAATAA